The nucleotide window TGACCATATACTCCTACAACCCCGCATTCCTCATGTAGTTTGTCCAGCATAGTTCCCCAGTGATGATTTCCAGATTTCTTTTAAGACTGCGATTTCCTGTTTAACGATTTCTTCCCCGTTGACTCTTATCAAGAGATGAGAACCACCCACTTTACCGATCAGAGAAAAATCGACCGGAAAGGTCATAGCCAGGTCTTCTATTTCATCAATTTTCTCTTTGGAAAATGAAATAACAATCCTTGATTGAGTTTCCCCAAACAGCAATGCGTCTTTTCTTAATGTGGATTCCAGTTCTAGTGTGGCACCCAAAGTCTGGCTTCCCGACGAAAAACAGGATTCCGCTACTGCTATCGCAAGTCCTCCTTCTGAACAGTCATGGGCAGAAGCAATGAGCCCTCTTTCAATTAGTTCGCGACAAAAATCCTGAACTTGTTTCTCGTGCTTTCGATCCAGAACGGGAGGTTTCCCTTCACTGCGATCAAACATGACTTTCAGGTATTCGGTTCCTCCCAATTCCTCCATGGTAAAACCGATAAGAGCGATTTGATCTCCGGAATTTTTAAATCCCTGAGTCATGACTTTTTCCTGATTTTCGATCAGGCCGACCACAGCAACAGTAGGTGTCGGGTAAATCGCTTCCCCTTTTGTCTCATTATAGAGGCTGACGTTACCACTGACCACTGGAATATCAAAAAACCTGCAGGCATCACCCATTCCTTCCACAGCTTGTTGAAACTGCCACATAATCTCAGGCTTTTCAGGGTTGCCAAAATTAAGGCAATTGGTCAGGCCAATAGGCTGGGCTCCTGAACAAACCACATTCCTGCATGCTTCTGCAACGGCAATCGCTGCACCTTCATAGGGGTCCAGATAGCAGTAACGGCTGTTGCAATCCACTGATATGGCTACGGCTTTATTTGTATCTTTGATGCGAAGCACTGCCGCGTCCGACCCGGGTAAAACCAATGTGTTCAGTCGTACCATGTGGTCATATTGTTCGTAAACCCATTCCTTGCTGGTGATGTTGGGGGTTGCCAGAAGTTTTTTTAAGGCTGTATCTCCATGTGAAATATCGGGGAAATCGCCCATGCTGATATGCACCACCTCATCAAGATATCTGGGTTGCTCTGTCGGTCGTTTCAAATCCAGCGCTCCATCGACAACAGGGAAGATTGGCAGGTTCACCACTTCCTGTCCTTCAAACTGTATGCGGACACAGGGTTCTTCGATCACTTCACCGATGATCGCGGCATCCAGTCCCCATTTATCTAAAATGGCCAGGGCTTCTTCTTCATGACCCGGTTTCACCACGAACAACATCCTCTCCTGGGACTCGGAAAGCATGATTTCATAGGGGACCATGCCTTCTTCTCTTAAAGGAACTTTAGACAAGTCCATAAACACGCCGGTTTCAGCCCGATGCGCCATTTCAAAGGATGATGAAGTGAGCCCTGCGGCCCCCATATCCTGAACCCCTACCACCCAGTCTTTCTTGAATAACTCAAGGCAGGCTTCAATCAAGAGTTTTTCGGTGAATGGGTCGCCTACCTGAACAGTGGGCCGCTTGTCTTCAGTGCTTTCATCAAACTCAGAAGAAGCTAAAAGGCTTGCGCCATGGATTCCGTCTCGTCCGGTTTTTGAACCGACATAAAGAATTTGGTTTCCGACACCACCGGTTCCTGCCAGAAAGATTCGGTCTGAATTGACCAGTCCCAGGCAAAAAGCATTGACCAGGATATTTCCGTTATAACAGGCATCAAAATAAATTTCGCCACCAACAGTAGGAACGCCAGTGCAGTTGCCATAGCTGGAGATACCATCGACCACACCATTAAGCAGAAAACGTGTGCGAGGTTCCTCAAGCTCCCCGAATCGTAATGAATTCAACAAGGCGATTGGTCGTGCACCCATGGTAAAAACGTCTCGCATGATACCACCCACACCGGTCGCGGCTCCTTGATGAGGTTCGATGAATGAGGGATGGTTATGACTTTCAATTTTAAAAACGACAGCAAGCCCATCACCAATATCTACAACCCCTGCGTTTTCTCCTGGGCCCTGTATGACTCTGGGGCTTTCGACCGGGAGTTTTTTCAAATAGGGTCGAGAACTTTTATAACTGCAATGTTCGCTCCACATAACAGAAAAAATACCCAACTCAGTTATATTCGGGGTTCGTCCCAGCAGGTCCAGGATTCGCCGGAATTCTTCCACAGTTAAACCGTGTTCCTTGACGATTTCAGGAGTGATCTCGGGGCCGGGGCGTATTTTTTTTGTCTTGTCCACAGTGTCAGTCGTTTGAAATCAAAGATTGAAAAATAACTTGTCCATCTGTGCCCAGTAACTGTGGGTCAGCACAACGTTCAGGGTGGGGCATCATCCCCATCACATTCTTTTGTTCATTGGATACCCCTGCAACTGAATCTACAGAACCATTTGGGTTGCACTCAGCGGAAACGTTCCCTTTTTCGTCACAATACCGGAAAAGGATTTGTCCATTTTCCTCAAGATGGTTCAGGGAAAAAGGATCGATATAATAGCTGCCCTGATGGTGGGCGATAGGGATTTCCAGAACCTGATTTGCTTCACAACGCCTGGTAAAGGGAGTGTCTGAGTTTTCAATACGGACGGATACATTTTTACAGATGAATTTTCTCGATTGGTTCTGAATCAATGTGCCGGGGAGCAGGCCAGACTCCAGAAGAATCTGGAACCCATTACAAATGCCCAATACTTTTCCGCCAGCGTTGGCAAATTGTTTAATTGAATTCATTATCGGGGAAAACCGTGCAATGGCTCCCGCACGCAAATAATCCCCATAAGAGAAACCACCGGGCAGAACAACCAAATCAAACGTTTCCAGGCTGGCTTCCTCTTTATGCCAAAGCCAATGAGTATCCTGATTCAGGACATGTTTGAGGATATGATAACAATCGTGGTCACAATTAGACCCGGGAAATACGACAATTCCACACTTCATTTTATGATGTTTTGAATGGTTTGGAGTGTTATTCAGTGGGAACCAGGGTAAAGCGGAAGGACTCAATAACCGTATTAGCCAGGAGTCGTTCGCACATTTCCCGGACCCTTATCTCGGCTTCTTCCTCCGACGCAGAATCAAGTTTAATTTCCAGATATTTGCCGATATTTACATCAAGTACTTCGTCATATCCCAAATCGTTTAACGCATGGTGGACAGTTTTCCCTTGTGGATCGAGAACACCTTCTTTGAATGTTACATGTATTTGGGCAAGCATTTTTTAAACCATAACACAGAAGTTAATTAAATTCAGAAGGCTTTGTAACAGGAAAACTCAAAAAGCCAAAGGCCAATTTTTGACCGGCCCAGAATATTATGATAAACAATGAGTTAGAAAGTTCTTTCTAACAGTGTTTTCTTGCCCGAGCATCTATTCTTACATGACAATATCTAAAACCCACCTTTTAGTGTTTTTGTTTTTCTTTTCGATTTATGTTTTGACTGGCCAGGGTTCCATCCAGTCCGCAGACGGAAAAATTATGTTTTTTCTTACCAAGGCGATGGTCGAGAATCAGAGCATAAGTTTTACTGAAGTCGTTTCTTCGCAAGATACAATCGGTCCACAATACTCCAAATACGGTTTGGGCATGAGTGTACTTGCTATACCGTTTTATTTAGCAGGCAAGGTTTTATCATCACTGTTGGGGATTGAGGTATCTTTGGCAACTCAATTTTCAGTCAGTATGATCAATACGCTGCTTACAGCTTTAAGCTGCCTGTTGATCTTTCAATTTGCCACGAACCGTTTTAATTTCAGCCCTGGAACTGCTTTGCTGTTAGCTTCCGGATTTGGATTGTCCTCCATAGCCTGGTATTACTCTGAAGATTTTATGAGTGAACCTGCCACAACGTTATTTATGCTATCAGCTGTTTACTTTGTGACAGGTAAAGACCCCGACCTGAGAAAACGGGATCTTCTTTGGGCAGGTATATTCCTGGCTCTTGCCATCTCCTGCCGACTGGCGGCCCTGGTAGCCGTTCCGGGATTCATTATTTACCAATGGATGGTGTGGGCCGAGTCTGAAGAAAAAAACAAGAGCGAACTGGTTATGGACCTTGTTCGACCAGCTATTCCCATAGTCACGGTTCTGGTTATTATTATGGTTTATAACTATATAAGGTTTGCGGACCCGCTGGAAACAGGGTATGAAAAATTTTCCGGTCGATTCATGGTGGGTTTGTTTGGCCTTCTTTTCTCTCCAGGTAAATCCCTGTTTTTGTTCAATCCGTTAACTCTTTTGGGTTGCCTGTCGTTTGCGCTTTGTTTCAGGGAGCAAAGAAAAACGACGCTGCTTTTTGTTTGGCTCATTGTTTCCCACCTGCTATTGTTTTCTTTCTGGGGGAGCTGGCAGGGAGGCATGAGTTGGGGGCCAAGGCTGATGCTGGTGGTTATTCCCTATTTAATATTGCCGGCAGGCTTTCTTTTGCGTGAATATAAACAAGTTGTTAAAATTCCCTTTCTGATTGTGCTGGTCATGGGGATATTGATTCAATTGCCTTCCGTGACTGTAAACATTGCCCGTTACTATTATGAAATGAGTCGAGACTTTGGGAGGCTGGGACACGATCAGATTTTATTCTCCCCAAAACATTCTCAGTTGATCGGACAGTTTGGTCAGGTTGCAAAAGTCTTTGAAAACCTGGACGACGATTTTCAAATGGCGCAAATGATTTCCCTGGCAAAAAAGGGTGAGAGATTTTTGGGGGCAGATATTGGTGTGGTTCTGGAAAATGGCCTGGCGGTCAATGCGCCTAATTTCTGGTGGTATTACATGTATTTGTTCGGGTACCCTTTTTACTTCTGGTTGCTTCCTCCCGTTGCTTTGGTGGGAGTTATAGCTTTCACAGGTTATAAGCTGTACCGGGAAACCGGTAACCCTTAATTGCGAATTTATTTTTGGAAGAAATATGGAAAACAAATGGAATGATTCAGATGCCAAAGCGGCAATTGAAAAATACAAGGGTGTCTCTGAAGATATTGCTCTTCGGGTTTACACTTCAAGGTTAATAGGGGCTGATCCTGCGCTGGTTCTTCATGGTGGAGGCAATACTTCCGTCAAGTCGCGCACCCATAACAAGGTTAATGAAGAAGTGGATGTGCTTTATGTTAAAGGAAGCGGCTGGGACCTTGATACGCTGGAGCCCCCGGGTCTTCCGGGAGTCCTGCTCGACTACCTGCGTAAATTGAGAGATCTTGATAAATTGAGTGATGAGGACATGGTGAATGAGCAAAGAACGCATTTATTGGACGCTTCCTCACCAAACCCATCAGTTGAAACGTTATTGCACGCTTTCTTGCCGCACAAGTTCATCGACCATTCGCATGCGGACGCCAGTTTGATCATTGCCAATCAACCTGACGCGGAGAAAATCTGTAAGGAAATTTTTGGTGATTCGATAGGTATTGTTTCATACATCATGCCAGGTTTTGCACTCGCCAAAGCTTCTGCGGAAGTTTATGAAAAAAATACGAATGTTGAAGGGCTTCTACTGATCAACCACGGTTTGTTCACCTTTGGTGATACTGCCAAAGAAAGTTATGAACGTCACATACGGGCTGTGACACTTCTCGAAGAGTATATCTGTAAGAGCCAGTTAAAGCCCCTGACATCGGTTGAAGGACCAGCGCTGGAAGCCGGGGAAGAAGTTTTAATGAATGCGCTGGCTCCATTGCTTCGCGGGCTTTATAAGGAACAAATGGGCAAAAACTGGGTTGTGCATCACCGTGTTGATGCGAATGCAAAAGCGTTTGCCTCCAGTAAAGAGTGTGAAACATGGTCTCAGATAGGCACTGCCACCCCGGACCATGTGATTCGAACCAAGCAAAAACCCCTGCTCTTAAATCTAAAGCAATGGGAAGACCCGGGAAAACTGAGAGAAGAAGTTTTACAGGCCCTGAATGATTATTGTGAAAGTTATCACAAGTACTTTGAGACCAATAAATCTGCCAAGGGAGTGGATAAAACAGAGCTCGATAGACTGCCCCGGGTTATCCTTGTAGCTGGTTTGGGATTAGTGACCATTGGTAAAACAGTAAAGGAGACAGGTATATCAGCGGATATCTATCAGCATACCATTGATATTGTGCATAAATCCTTTTCGGTGGGCACTTATAAACCACTCGATTCCAGTGACCTGTTTGACATGGAATACTGGTCTCTGGAACAGGCCAAGCTGGGCAAAGCCAAAGCGCCTCCTTTGCAAGGTAAGATTGCTTACATCACAGGAGCCGCTTCTGGAATCGGTCTGGCGACAGCCCGACTGTTTGCTGAACAGGGGGCTAATCTTTTTCTTGCCGATGTATCGCAGGATAAATTGAGCGAAGCCGCCGATTTGATACGTAAAAAATCCAAGGTTGGTGTTGTCGCCCAGGTCCTGGATGTGACGGATGAATCAGCAGTGCGTCAGTCTTTTGAGAAAATGGTGCAGACGTTTGGCGGCATCGATATTCTGATCTCCAATGCTGGAAACGCCGTGCAAGGGGCGATTGGGGAGATGGACATGAAAACGTTGCGAGCCAGTTTTGAGCTGAACTTTTTCTCCCACCAGGTGCTCGCGTCTGAAGCTTTGAGGTTGTTCCTGATACAGAAGACAGGAGGAGTCTTGTTGTTCAACGCATCCAAGGCGGCGTTCAATCCGGGTAAAAACTTTGGTCCCTACGCTCTCCCCAAGGCCGCAGTGGTGGCACTCACCAAGCAATATGCTCTTGACTACGGGGGGCATGGAATTCGCTCCAACGCCATAAACGCTGACAGGATTCGCACGGCATTATTCTCTGAAGAAGTTTTGAAAGAAAGGGCCGCTGCCCGAGGGCTTTCTGCAGATGACTATTTCAAAAATAACCTGCTGCAGGAAGAAGTCTACGACACCGATGTGGCGCAGGGATTCCTCAATCTTGCTTTGGCAGAAAAAACCACAGGAAGCATTATCACC belongs to Nitrospinota bacterium and includes:
- the purS gene encoding phosphoribosylformylglycinamidine synthase subunit PurS; translated protein: MLAQIHVTFKEGVLDPQGKTVHHALNDLGYDEVLDVNIGKYLEIKLDSASEEEAEIRVREMCERLLANTVIESFRFTLVPTE
- the purL gene encoding phosphoribosylformylglycinamidine synthase subunit PurL, which produces MTPEIVKEHGLTVEEFRRILDLLGRTPNITELGIFSVMWSEHCSYKSSRPYLKKLPVESPRVIQGPGENAGVVDIGDGLAVVFKIESHNHPSFIEPHQGAATGVGGIMRDVFTMGARPIALLNSLRFGELEEPRTRFLLNGVVDGISSYGNCTGVPTVGGEIYFDACYNGNILVNAFCLGLVNSDRIFLAGTGGVGNQILYVGSKTGRDGIHGASLLASSEFDESTEDKRPTVQVGDPFTEKLLIEACLELFKKDWVVGVQDMGAAGLTSSSFEMAHRAETGVFMDLSKVPLREEGMVPYEIMLSESQERMLFVVKPGHEEEALAILDKWGLDAAIIGEVIEEPCVRIQFEGQEVVNLPIFPVVDGALDLKRPTEQPRYLDEVVHISMGDFPDISHGDTALKKLLATPNITSKEWVYEQYDHMVRLNTLVLPGSDAAVLRIKDTNKAVAISVDCNSRYCYLDPYEGAAIAVAEACRNVVCSGAQPIGLTNCLNFGNPEKPEIMWQFQQAVEGMGDACRFFDIPVVSGNVSLYNETKGEAIYPTPTVAVVGLIENQEKVMTQGFKNSGDQIALIGFTMEELGGTEYLKVMFDRSEGKPPVLDRKHEKQVQDFCRELIERGLIASAHDCSEGGLAIAVAESCFSSGSQTLGATLELESTLRKDALLFGETQSRIVISFSKEKIDEIEDLAMTFPVDFSLIGKVGGSHLLIRVNGEEIVKQEIAVLKEIWKSSLGNYAGQTT
- a CDS encoding bifunctional aldolase/short-chain dehydrogenase, which produces MENKWNDSDAKAAIEKYKGVSEDIALRVYTSRLIGADPALVLHGGGNTSVKSRTHNKVNEEVDVLYVKGSGWDLDTLEPPGLPGVLLDYLRKLRDLDKLSDEDMVNEQRTHLLDASSPNPSVETLLHAFLPHKFIDHSHADASLIIANQPDAEKICKEIFGDSIGIVSYIMPGFALAKASAEVYEKNTNVEGLLLINHGLFTFGDTAKESYERHIRAVTLLEEYICKSQLKPLTSVEGPALEAGEEVLMNALAPLLRGLYKEQMGKNWVVHHRVDANAKAFASSKECETWSQIGTATPDHVIRTKQKPLLLNLKQWEDPGKLREEVLQALNDYCESYHKYFETNKSAKGVDKTELDRLPRVILVAGLGLVTIGKTVKETGISADIYQHTIDIVHKSFSVGTYKPLDSSDLFDMEYWSLEQAKLGKAKAPPLQGKIAYITGAASGIGLATARLFAEQGANLFLADVSQDKLSEAADLIRKKSKVGVVAQVLDVTDESAVRQSFEKMVQTFGGIDILISNAGNAVQGAIGEMDMKTLRASFELNFFSHQVLASEALRLFLIQKTGGVLLFNASKAAFNPGKNFGPYALPKAAVVALTKQYALDYGGHGIRSNAINADRIRTALFSEEVLKERAAARGLSADDYFKNNLLQEEVYDTDVAQGFLNLALAEKTTGSIITIDGGNIAASPR
- the purQ gene encoding phosphoribosylformylglycinamidine synthase subunit PurQ, with the translated sequence MKCGIVVFPGSNCDHDCYHILKHVLNQDTHWLWHKEEASLETFDLVVLPGGFSYGDYLRAGAIARFSPIMNSIKQFANAGGKVLGICNGFQILLESGLLPGTLIQNQSRKFICKNVSVRIENSDTPFTRRCEANQVLEIPIAHHQGSYYIDPFSLNHLEENGQILFRYCDEKGNVSAECNPNGSVDSVAGVSNEQKNVMGMMPHPERCADPQLLGTDGQVIFQSLISND